In one window of Syngnathus scovelli strain Florida chromosome 20, RoL_Ssco_1.2, whole genome shotgun sequence DNA:
- the LOC125990087 gene encoding toll-like receptor 5: protein MNCGKYNLWILALQLVFICVIVQVAKCYPSCKIYGPVAACHGQNHQWVPDLPSNITHLYLEMNRISEINSTSLQNLEQLLELDLGKQNATLVIRNNAFLRQTQLVRLVLGDNVGLQLEPRAFAGMISLKYLFMDHCDLTDSILAQNYFEPLLSLQVLNLFGNLLQKVTPGLFFQNLSNLVEINLMLNKIEQLCEEDLIGFRGKYFTHFNLDSNHLYKMAAMDFDWGRCGNPFRGMAFNILDLSTSGFNVTATQLFFKAIQGTPIAHLIFSGQLGKGFSHNNIPDPDRYTFEGLANSAINIFDLSKNQIFALQRAVFSSLTDAIIIDVSQNKINQITNQAFSGVEGNLRLLNLSFNLLGEVVSHTFNSLTELRVLDLSFNHIGALGYRAFEGLPKLRALYMTGNSLRTLGFPASLPNLEYLLLGDNRLVSIYRIDELSLNPIHVDVTNNRLTNLEDVYLILSHFKNLQNFFFGGNFIKWCTLGQNISIPFNHSLQVLDLHDSSLQLVWADGTCLDVFDHLENLLGLNLSFNSLKSLPKGIFHGLNSIIELDLSSNALTYLQPDVLPNSLTNLDLSNNFLAYPDPMTFDSLLFLSLSGNRFYCDCQLETFLKWMNDTNVTFLSLEKYRCEFPAVNYDLPLLNYSRMVEPCEVDDDLAVQKLKFALFVFSALLILTTILCGIAYARLRGYIYITYKKIVSRVLEGPKAPPPLEDAQYDVYLCFSNTDFMWVEAALLKKLDNKFSEENILHCCFEARDFLPGEDHLTNIRDAIWGSRKTLCIVSKEFLKDGWCLEAFTLAQGRMLTELKNVLIMVVVGKVAHYQLMKCNAVRAFVQRREYLIWPDDPQDLEWFYERLVSNILKETEVKKFDEEAPKPDIPPGNDIQLENIEAQL, encoded by the exons ATGAACTGTGGGAAGTACAATTTGTGGATCCTGGCTCTTCAGCTGGTCTTCATCTGTGTGATTGTTCAG GTTGCCAAGTGTTACCCATCTTGTAAAATATACGGCCCTGTAGCCGCTTGTCACGGACAGAATCACCAATGGGTGCCTGATCTGCCTTCAAACATCACCCACCTCTACTTGGAgatgaacagaatcagtgagATTAATAGCACGTCACTCCAAAATCTGGAGCAACTGCTAGAATTGGATCTTGGGAAGCAAAATGCGACGCTTGTAATAAGGAATAACGCGTTCCTCAGACAGACACAGTTGGTTCGCTTAGTTCTGGGTGATAATGTTGGCCTTCAATTGGAGCCACGAGCATTTGCGGGGATGATCAGTTTGAAATACCTTTTCATGGACCACTGCGATTTGACAGATTCCATATTGGCGCAAAACTACTTTGAGCCGCTCTTGTCCTTACAAGTACTTAATCTTTTCGGGAACTTACTCCAAAAAGTCACTCCTGGACTTTTCTTTCAAAATCTCTCTAATTTGGTAGAGATTAACCTCATGTTGAATAAGATTGAACAACTCTGTGAAGAAGATCTCATTGGTTTCAGAGGGAAGTACTTCACACATTTCAATTTAGACTCTAATCACTTGTACAAAATGGCCGCTATGGATTTCGACTGGGGAAGATGCGGAAACCCGTTTCGAGGAATGGCTTTCAACATTCTTGATTTATCAACCAGCGGGTTTAACGTGACCGCAACCCAACTATTTTTTAAAGCGATTCAGGGTACTCCCATTGCTCATCTCATATTCTCCGGCCAATTAGGGAAAGGTTTTTCACACAACAATATACCAGATCCAGACAGGTACACATTTGAAGGTCTTGCAAACAGCGCAATAAATATTTTTGATTTATCTAAAAACCAAATATTTGCCTTACAGAGAGCCGTCTTCAGTTCTCTTACCGATGCGATAATAATTGATGTctcgcaaaacaaaatcaatcaaaTTACCAACCAAGCCTTCAGTGGTGTTGAGGGAAATTTAAGATTGCTCAACTTGTCGTTCAATCTTCTAGGAGAAGTAGTTTCACACACGTTTAACAGTCTGACAGAGCTTAGAGTTTTGGATTTGTCTTTTAATCACATTGGAGCGCTGGGATATCGCGCTTTTGAAGGTCTTCCAAAATTACGAGCATTATATATGACAGGAAACTCCCTGCGGACCTTAGGTTTCCCTGCATCGTTGCCAAATCTCGAATATCTTCTTCTGGGTGACAATCGGTTGGTTAGTATATACAGGATAGATGAACTAAGCCTTAATCCGATTCACGTGGACGTGACCAATAATCGATTAACAAACCTTGAGGATGTTTATCTCATTTTAAGTCATTTTAAAAATCTGCAGAATTTCTTCTTTGGTGGTAATTTCATTAAGTGGTGCACGCTTGGTCAGAACATTTCGATTCCTTTTAATCATAGCTTACAAGTGCTAGATCTTCATGATAGCTCTCTGCAGTTGGTTTGGGCTGATGGGACATGCCTTGATGTTTTTGATCATCTTGAAAATCTGCTCGGTCTAAATTTAAGCTTCAACTCCCTCAAGAGTCTCCCAAAGGGCATTTTTCATGGTCTCAACTCAATCATTGAGCTTGACCTGTCTTCTAACGCCTTGACCTATCTGCAGCCAGATGTTTTACCCAACAGCCTTACAAACCTCGATCTGTCCAACAACTTCTTGGCCTACCCAGATCCAATGACTTTTGattccctcctcttcctcagcctTTCGGGAAATCGGTTTTACTGCGACTGTCAACTCGAAACCTTCCTGAAGTGGATGAATGACACCAACGTAACCTTCCTCAGTCTGGAGAAATACCGATGCGAGTTCCCGGCTGTTAACTATGACCTTCCACTGCTCAACTACTCCCGGATGGTGGAACCATGTGAGGTCGATGACGATCTAGCGGTCCAAAAACTTAAATTTGCACTATTCGTCTTCTCTGCTCTTCTCATTCTCACCACCATACTTTGTGGGATTGCTTACGCACGTCTTCGTGGATATATTTAtatcacttacaaaaaaattgtcAGTCGAGTTCTCGAGGGGCCCAAAGCCCCGCCTCCTCTGGAGGACGCTCAGTATGATGTCTATCTTTGCTTCAGCAACACAGACTTCATGTGGGTAGAAGCTGCTTTACTGAAAAAACTGGACAATAAATTCTCTGAAGAGAACATCCTCCACTGTTGTTTCGAGGCCAGAGACTTCCTGCCTGGTGAAGATCACCTCACCAACATTAGAGATGCCATCTGGGGCAGTAGAAAGACTTTGTGTATCGTCTCCAAAGAGTTCCTTAAAG ATGGCTGGTGCTTGGAGGCGTTTACCTTGGCTCAGGGCCGCATGCTGACTGAGCTAAAAAATGTTCTGATTATGGTGGTGGTCGGGAAG GTGGCTCACTACCAGCTGATGAAGTGCAATGCAGTCCGAGCATTCGTCCAGAGGAGAGAGTACCTGATCTGGCCAGACGACCCTCAGGACCTAGAGTGGTTTTATGAGCGCCTGGTTTCCAACATCCTCAAAGAGACTGAGGTGAAGAAATTTGACGAGGAAGCGCCAAAGCCTGACATTCCACCTGGAAACGACATTCAGCTTGAGAACATTGAAGCACAGCTGTGA